A genomic segment from Pseudoalteromonas aliena SW19 encodes:
- a CDS encoding exodeoxyribonuclease VII small subunit codes for MATKKPENLSFEQALEELSTIVSDMEQGDLSLEQSLKQFERGIALANASSGKLQQAEQKVSILMGNGEKSVLTNFDNDTE; via the coding sequence ATGGCGACTAAAAAACCTGAAAACTTAAGTTTCGAACAAGCACTAGAAGAATTATCGACAATTGTTAGTGATATGGAACAAGGTGATTTATCGCTTGAGCAATCATTAAAACAATTTGAACGCGGAATTGCTTTAGCCAATGCTTCATCTGGTAAATTACAACAAGCGGAGCAAAAAGTATCAATTTTAATGGGCAATGGCGAAAAATCAGTACTTACTAACTTTGATAACGATACGGAATAA
- the pomA gene encoding flagellar motor protein PomA: MDLATIIGILGAIGLIVMSMFMSSSGEMAMFYNTPSVVIVFGGSIFIVLSNYTMGQFFGIGKVAAKAFMFKIESPEELIDKAVELADSARKGGFLALEEAEIPNQFMRKGVDMLVDGHDADVVRATLQKDITLTSTRHEMGAGLFKAMADIAPAMGMIGTLIGLVAMLSNMDDPKSIGPSMAVALLTTLYGAFLANVVAIPIQVKLELRKDEEAMNQRLILDAVLGIQDGQNPKVIEGILKNYLAESKRKVDTEE, from the coding sequence GTGGATTTAGCAACCATTATAGGGATCCTTGGCGCAATTGGCTTAATTGTCATGTCCATGTTTATGAGCAGTAGTGGCGAAATGGCCATGTTTTACAACACTCCTTCAGTGGTGATTGTATTTGGCGGTTCTATATTTATTGTTTTATCGAACTACACCATGGGGCAGTTTTTTGGCATTGGTAAAGTGGCCGCTAAAGCCTTTATGTTTAAAATTGAATCGCCAGAGGAGTTGATAGACAAAGCCGTTGAACTTGCTGATTCAGCTCGAAAGGGTGGCTTTTTAGCCCTCGAAGAGGCTGAAATACCGAACCAGTTTATGCGTAAAGGCGTTGATATGTTAGTTGATGGTCATGATGCTGACGTTGTTAGAGCGACTTTACAAAAAGACATAACTTTAACGTCAACCCGTCATGAAATGGGAGCCGGTTTATTTAAAGCCATGGCTGATATTGCACCAGCAATGGGAATGATCGGTACGCTCATTGGCTTAGTTGCTATGTTATCTAACATGGATGATCCAAAATCAATCGGTCCTTCGATGGCTGTTGCTTTGTTAACAACTTTATACGGCGCTTTTTTAGCAAATGTAGTGGCGATCCCTATCCAAGTTAAATTGGAGCTGCGTAAAGACGAAGAAGCAATGAACCAACGTTTGATTTTAGACGCTGTATTAGGTATTCAAGATGGTCAAAACCCAAAAGTAATTGAAGGCATTTTGAAAAACTACTTAGCTGAATCAAAACGTAAAGTTGATACCGAGGAGTAA
- a CDS encoding flagellar motor protein MotB, with the protein MSEQECKCPPPGLPAWMGTFADLMSLLMCFFVLLLAFSEMDVLKFKQIAGSMKFAFGVQNKIEVKDIPKGTSVIAMEFTPGKPEPTPIETIQQQTVEMTQQMLEFQAGDESSAGGRQEQRGDKRGGESRSTSQEQSSDQAISAADQEQTNELVKKIAQQLERQIIDGAIELESLGQQIIIRIRENGSFPSGSAFLQPKFKPIIQDIGILLKDVPGEITVSGHTDDFQVSNELYINNWDLSSKRAVAVASELQKVQGFDKTRMMVVGRAETRPLVPNDTDEDRRRNRRVEISILQGKAKESAPIDVR; encoded by the coding sequence ATGTCTGAGCAAGAGTGTAAATGTCCTCCCCCAGGGCTTCCAGCTTGGATGGGAACCTTTGCAGATTTAATGTCTTTATTGATGTGCTTTTTTGTACTCTTGCTTGCATTTTCTGAAATGGATGTACTTAAATTTAAACAAATAGCCGGTTCAATGAAGTTTGCATTTGGTGTACAAAATAAAATAGAAGTAAAAGATATTCCCAAAGGTACTTCTGTTATTGCTATGGAGTTTACGCCAGGAAAACCAGAGCCCACACCAATCGAGACTATTCAGCAACAAACAGTAGAAATGACTCAACAAATGCTTGAATTTCAGGCCGGTGATGAAAGCTCTGCAGGTGGTAGGCAAGAACAACGAGGTGATAAACGGGGTGGGGAATCTCGTAGTACCTCTCAAGAACAATCTTCTGATCAAGCAATCTCTGCTGCAGATCAAGAACAAACAAATGAACTTGTTAAAAAGATTGCTCAGCAATTAGAAAGGCAGATTATTGATGGTGCAATAGAGCTTGAGTCTTTAGGCCAGCAAATAATTATTCGCATCAGAGAAAATGGGTCTTTTCCTTCAGGTAGTGCTTTTTTGCAGCCTAAATTTAAACCCATTATTCAAGATATTGGCATATTGTTAAAAGATGTGCCTGGTGAGATAACAGTATCAGGTCATACTGATGATTTTCAGGTTTCGAATGAGCTGTACATAAACAACTGGGATCTTTCTTCTAAGCGAGCTGTTGCTGTAGCAAGCGAGTTACAAAAAGTACAAGGCTTTGACAAAACTCGGATGATGGTTGTTGGGCGAGCTGAAACAAGACCACTTGTACCAAATGATACAGATGAAGACCGCCGAAGAAATCGTCGTGTCGAGATTTCTATTTTACAAGGTAAGGCAAAAGAGTCTGCACCTATTGATGTAAGATAA